One Arachis hypogaea cultivar Tifrunner chromosome 2, arahy.Tifrunner.gnm2.J5K5, whole genome shotgun sequence genomic window, CTATTGAATTAAAGCCATTCACAAAACTTGAAGCATAATTTTTTCTACTTTCTTGTTTTAAATTAAGAAGAATAGATTTTTGCGGATTTTGATAATTGGTAACAAACTTTAATATTGGCattggatatttcttttgttatttgacttttggGTTTGTACTTGGATGAGGTTATAACATTTTCGTTgatgtagtacttttaatttggatgacattttaatatttatattagactatggttatgttttagtatgtttatttatattttttttattattttattataaaacggctATTTCGGTTGAATcacagttgaaccggttgaactagtaaaccagtgaaccagtagctagagTGGTTCGATGACTGGTTTAGTTTTCAAAACCTTGGATTAGactctataattataatttattacatatgcaatttttcttcttttttttttgtgcacaTACATGTATTTTTTAGGCAATCGGGTGGAGTAACTATGGCGGATTTTCGGCTCACGCCATGAGCCTCCATAATgtataatattttttgtgtttgaaTGAGGACTACTTATCTTCCTATCTTCATGGTAAATATCTCTGTTTTTGGGTGTTGCTCTCAAGTCATTGGCTTTTTGGGTAGAACATGGGTGGTTATAAACTCTAGCCTTTCAATATGCTATCATGGGGGCATCTCTTTGGGAGTTGAATTATTCTTAGTTATGAGAACTTTCTTGTGGATGCTAAACTTTATGTTTTGTTACTTGATGACCATAGTTTTAAGCCCGAGTTGATAAACCTGTAATAACATAAGGTGCCTTCTACTGAATGTGTTGCTTCTAAAGTGTCTTTGCATTTGTAGATATTTTGCAAAATCTGATGGTACTCCATTATGATActtgatttaccttgaattgtaGATATATTTGCAAAATCTGATGGCCAAAGTTTGTGATACTTTCAATGGGGCTTTATttaaggatttaggattattcgTTGCAGGTTTGTTTCACAATTCTCAATAGTTCTGTTCTTGGGAAATGCTTTTGAAGTTTCACCCTTTGTGTTTGAACGATGTAAATGCACTTGCCCCAACTTCAACGTCAACTTCCACCTCAATTCTGCCTGAAAACAACAACTTTGTCCGCATTCTCCATAGCCCCAATTCCACAAAACATGTCATAGAACACCAACACACTCCACCAAAGAGCCTGAATTTGGAACAGGATTTGGGGATTCTAAAGAAAAGGGTTGATAGGTCTGTTGTTTCGCAGCATAGCAAGGTGCACATTAGGTGTTTGACGAAATGGGTATGTTATGGTGGACGCATTCCTTCTATTCTTCAGGCTCTGAGTACTGTTCAGGACTTGGATGGGGCTCTCATGCCATGGCAAGAGGCCTTGACCTGCAAGGAAATTAGTATTATTTTGAAGGAACAGGTttcttggaagagggctcttCAGATTTTTGAGTGGCTTGAGAAAAAGTGTTGTTATGAGTTGAATGTGATTCATTATAACATTATCTTCAGGGTCCTAGGCGAGGCGCAAAAGTGGTGCCTTGTGGAGAGTTTGTGGGATGAGATGAATGCAAGAGGGGTTGAACCTGTGAATTCCACATATGGAACTTTGATTGATGTTTATGGTAAAGGTGGACAGAGAAAAGACAAAGCACTTGTTTGGCTTAAGAAGATGCGAAGTCAAGGAATGGAACCTGATGAGATCACAATGGGGATTGTTGTTCAGTTGCATAAGAGGAATGGAGAGTACCAGAAAGCTCACGAATTTTTTAGTAAATGGTACTCAACAGGTGAACCTTTGAGACTAAGGAGGAGTAATAATACTTCAAAAGTAAGCCGCAATGTGTTATCATATACCAATGTTTGTTTAAGCTCAAGGACATATAATACTTTGATTGACATGTATGGTAAAGCTGGCCAACTTTGGGCAGCGTTTGAAATCTTTGCTAAGATGATCAAACAAGGTGTATCTCTGACCACAGTGACACTTAATACAATGATTCATTTATATGGAAATCATGGATGCCTTGAGAAAGTTAGTTTGCTGTTGCAGAGGATGGTGGAGCTTCGGTGCCTACCTGATGCAAGGACATATAACATACTTATTTCTGTTTATATTAAGCATAATAATATCAATTTGGCAGTGAGGTATTTTGCAATGATGAAAGAGACCTGTCTTGAACCGGACCTTGTTAGTTATCGTACCCTCTTGCATGCATACTCTACAAGGAAAATGGTACATGAAGCCGAAGAGCACATGCAGGAGATGGATGAGAAGGGTCTTGAGATTGATGAATTCGCCCAATCTGCTGTGACTAGGATGTATGTAGAGTTGCGTATGCTTAAGAAATCATGGTTGTGGTTCAGGAGGTTTCATCTAGCTGGGAGTATTACGTCAGACTGTTATTCCGCCATTATTGATGCATATGGCCAGCAAGGGTATACTTTAGAAGCAGAGAGAGTCTTTAACTGTTGCAAAGAAAGGAAGAAGCTTGGCGTCCTTGTGTTTAATGTGATGATTAAAGCTTACGGGGTTGGAAAATGCTATGATAAAGCATGTCAGTTGTTTGACAGTATGGAAACATATGGTTTTGTTGCAGACAACTGTAGCTACAGTTCTCTCATACATATCTTGGCCACTGCTGACAGGCCACACATTGCAAAAGCTTATTTGAAAAGAATGCAAGAGGCAGGACTAGTGACTGATTGCATTCCATATGCTGCGGTGATAACAAGCTTTGGAAAGTTAGGCCAATTGGAACAGGCAAAAGGAGTATACAAGGAGATGATTGGATATAATGTCCAGCCTGATGTAATTATCTATGGGGTGTTAATCAATGCGTTTGCTGATGCTGGAAGTGTTAAAGAAGCTGTTAGTTATCTTGATGAAATGCAACGGGCAGGTTTTCCAAGAAATCCAACTATAGACAACTCTTTGATGAAGTTGTATACCAAAGTAGGGTACTTGAAAGAAGCACAAGAAACATACAAGTTGCTTCAGTCATCAGAGCAGGGTCCTTCTATATTTTCCTCTAATTGTATGCTTGATCTTTATACTGAACGACTAATGGTTGAACAAGCGATCGAGATATTTGAGAGCTTAAAGCAGAAAGGTGTTGCAAATGAGTTCTCATATGCAATGATGTTACGCATGTATAAGAAAATTGGGAGATTGGACGAAGCCATTCAGATTGCGAAACAAATGAGAAACCTAGGACTCGTCACTGATTTATTAAGTTATAATAACATAATTGGCTTGTATTCTCTTGCTAGGAGGccacaggaagctaccaagactTTCAAGGAAATGGCAAAATCCGGAATTCAACCAGATGATTTTACATTCAGCGCTCTTGGACAATGTTTGCTGAATTATGGAGTTTCAAAGCAAGATATTGGAAGGCTAGAAGTAATGGTTAAGAAGGATGCACCAAATGCTTTGCAAGAATGGATGTTGATGCTCTCATCTGTGCTGGGAATAGATGGTTATACATATTAATTGACATGATCAATCATTGATGCACCCTACATCTTCAGTTCCTACAAGGCTCAGTTTATTGCTAGAGCATTCCAATCAAATTATCTGGAATTACACTGGTAATTTCTGTACTTAGATATTCATCTGTTGTTTTCCATATCTGCAGTAGTTTCCATAAAACAATTTATAGTAGTAAACTATTTCAATATTAAGTTTCTGTTGTTTCAGAGTTACCAAATAAGTGAATATTACCAATTTTATGTGCCCTTGTACTGCgttaaatttaacgtgttttttgGAGCTCACAAACAGTTGATGGCTTGAGGCTATTGAAAGTCATAGTTGTTCAAGGAAAAAATTATTGATCTGGGAGTTCATGagcaatgattttttttttttgtggtcaAGCTGGGGAATCAGGTAATAAGGATTTATTTTCTCTTTAGTGTTCTATCTTTTTATATTAGCTCTGTGTCGTATGTTTAATCTGGCAATGATTTGTTAAACTGTATCAAACAGCAAAAACCGGGGTCATTAATAACTGCTCGAACACTCTTTGGAATGAAGAGCTGAATTTCACTCTGCTAGAAACCTTTGGGGTACCTGAATGAGGTCAGTTTTTCCTGGTATTTATCCGATTTCTAAATGTTTTCATATTTATGTATTATGATATTCATGATTACTTTGAACCCTgagaaacaaaattcttttcttgGCATTTGACATGTCCAAACTTTAGATATTTCCTTTTTATATTCTGTTAGAAGCTTGATTAGGGAAACCCTTAATATCTATTAAGCTTTCAACTTCTATAACTGGGCTGCTTTCATGGATAGGAAGATCAAGAATGATCTTGTGAAGGTGAATTACGGGATGGACTTGAGTCTGGGGAGCTTGAATTGAAGATCAAGTTGATCACCCCTGTTGCTTCTCAATATAATGCTGAGATTGCATGAGTCGTTacgatacaaaaaaaaaactgttTT contains:
- the LOC112738011 gene encoding pentatricopeptide repeat-containing protein At3g23020 codes for the protein MLLKFHPLCLNDVNALAPTSTSTSTSILPENNNFVRILHSPNSTKHVIEHQHTPPKSLNLEQDLGILKKRVDRSVVSQHSKVHIRCLTKWVCYGGRIPSILQALSTVQDLDGALMPWQEALTCKEISIILKEQVSWKRALQIFEWLEKKCCYELNVIHYNIIFRVLGEAQKWCLVESLWDEMNARGVEPVNSTYGTLIDVYGKGGQRKDKALVWLKKMRSQGMEPDEITMGIVVQLHKRNGEYQKAHEFFSKWYSTGEPLRLRRSNNTSKVSRNVLSYTNVCLSSRTYNTLIDMYGKAGQLWAAFEIFAKMIKQGVSLTTVTLNTMIHLYGNHGCLEKVSLLLQRMVELRCLPDARTYNILISVYIKHNNINLAVRYFAMMKETCLEPDLVSYRTLLHAYSTRKMVHEAEEHMQEMDEKGLEIDEFAQSAVTRMYVELRMLKKSWLWFRRFHLAGSITSDCYSAIIDAYGQQGYTLEAERVFNCCKERKKLGVLVFNVMIKAYGVGKCYDKACQLFDSMETYGFVADNCSYSSLIHILATADRPHIAKAYLKRMQEAGLVTDCIPYAAVITSFGKLGQLEQAKGVYKEMIGYNVQPDVIIYGVLINAFADAGSVKEAVSYLDEMQRAGFPRNPTIDNSLMKLYTKVGYLKEAQETYKLLQSSEQGPSIFSSNCMLDLYTERLMVEQAIEIFESLKQKGVANEFSYAMMLRMYKKIGRLDEAIQIAKQMRNLGLVTDLLSYNNIIGLYSLARRPQEATKTFKEMAKSGIQPDDFTFSALGQCLLNYGVSKQDIGRLEVMVKKDAPNALQEWMLMLSSVLGIDGYTY